One stretch of Rhinolophus ferrumequinum isolate MPI-CBG mRhiFer1 chromosome 5, mRhiFer1_v1.p, whole genome shotgun sequence DNA includes these proteins:
- the ODAPH gene encoding odontogenesis associated phosphoprotein: MAHGLCFSYWLLVCWLVITVAEGQEEVVTPTEGSQNNVDPTDCQIFTLTPPPTTRKPVTRIKPITRTPKRPFHFFPPRRPRVHIGFPNRPFLPPKCNHRFQFRPFFWPPGHFTHHYFPRRRLRRGSSSEESRRKREAPNMLKEKKPMPQKRL, encoded by the exons ATGGCTCACGGACTCTGTTTCTCCTATTGGCTATTGGTCTGCTGGTTGGTGATAACGGTGGCAGAAG GACAAGAAGAGGTAGTCACCCCTACTGAAGGCTCACAAAATAATGTAGACCCTACAGACTGCCAGATCTTTACTCTTACTCCTCCACCCACCACAAGGAAGCCAGTGACAAGGATCAAGCCCATCACAAGGACCCCCAAGAgacctttccatttttttccaccGCGACGGCCCAGAGTCCACATTGGATTTCCAAACAGACCTTTCCTCCCTCCAAAGTGCAACCACCGTTTTCAGTTCCGTCCATTTTTTTGGCCACCCGGTCACTTTACTCATCATTATTTCCCCAGAAGAAGACTCCGGAGAGGAAGCTCATCTgaggaaagcagaaggaagagagaagcccCAAACATGCTGAAGGAAAAGAAGCCAATGCCTCAGAAAAGActatga